Part of the Tissierellales bacterium genome is shown below.
ATCCTTCCAGCTTTCGCCAAGTTTTCTAGAGAATCTATAACAAAAAACGTTTTCATTGTCCCAACAAATTTGTTTATCTCTTTTACAAGTTCTCCATCTCTAAGACCTGCATTATAAAGTTCCTGGGCTTTCATCACAATAGGAACTCCTCCAGCACTTGCGCTAAGTGAATCTATAATTTCTACACTAGTATCTTCGTGCTCAGCTTCATAAATCTCTTTAGCCATTATTGCACTATTGTAAGTTCCACTTAATTTAGATGATATTGTTATTACCAAATTAGTGACACCTTCTGTAAATTTTTCTATAAAATCATTTGGTGATGGACAAGCTGTTTGCGGCGCATTTTGACTTTCTTTCATGAGCTTTAGCAAATTATCTGTATCTAAATTTTCATCATCTATATACTCATTTCCATCTATTGTGATTTTAAGTGGTACAATCTTTAAATCGTACTCTTCTCTGAATTTTTTTGTTGAATCAACTCCACTACATGTCAATAGTTTCATCTCTTCACCCCTTTCATACCCTATAAGGCAATTACAAATTGCACTTACCTTTAATATATCATAATAAATGGTAATTTGGAAATACCGAATATGCTCTTACGCTATTTTATACCCACAAAATACGCTTTTATTATTTTGTTTCGAGAATCCCACTTATACCCTTAGTTAAGCCACTACATCCTATGAAGTCCCCTCAAAACCATCAGTTTTAATGGGTAAACATGTTGCTTTTCATGTTATAATATTTTTAAATAACTATTTTAGGAGGATTTTCATGAATTCAGTTAGTTTACTCAAACATTCATCATACGAAAAAAATCTAAAAGAAAAAATAAACGAATCTATAGTGTTAGTTAATGGATATGAAGGAATATCACACGGAGATACTGTACTTATAAAGCCAAATTTTGTAACTGCAAGACCAGCTGAATCTTGTGTAAATACCCACCCTCTTTTCATAAAAGCGTTAGCCGAACTTCTTTATGAGCGCGGCGCTAAAATTCAAATTGGAGATAGTCCTGCAGTAATGAAGGGATCTGATGTGGCAAAAAAACTTGGACTTTTGGAACTATTATCACCATACAATGCTAAATTTATAGATTTCACCGGAGCTGTAACTCCAAAATTCAGCAATAATAGCTCTCAAAATTTTCACTTCAAGCAAATAAAATTAGCAAGTGAAATATTTGAAGTTGACCATCTCATAAATGCGGCAAAATTAAAATCGCATGCTCAAATGGGTGTTACTCTTTGTACTAAAAATTTGTTTGGATGTGTTACTGGGCATAGAAAAACACAGTGGCACTATCATACCGGAAGAGATTTAGACATATTTGCCCAATTATTAATAGAAATTGCTCTAGCTTCAAATGCTAAACTTCATCTATTAGATGGTATATGGGCTATGGCCGGAAATGGTCCAACCAATGGGTATAAAATAGAACCAAATGTAATTCTCGCATCTAAAAATTCACTTTCATTAGATCGAGTTGTTTTGGAAATTGTAAACAAAAATCCTAATGTATTTCCTATGTTTAGAGCTGCTGAAAAAATGGGTTTGCATGATTCTATAAATTTATCAAATATAAAAATCCTAGGCTCAATGCCTGAAGAATCTAGGCTAGAATCTTTCGAAATGCCTAAATTGAAGAATTTAAAATTCACAAATAATGCTCTGATTCAAAAGCTTATTGCAAGTTTTGTAGATCAAAAAATGACAGTTGATCATACATCTTGTATAAAATGTAAAAAATGTATTGATCAATGTCCCGCAAAAGCAATGACTCTATCTGATAAAGTTA
Proteins encoded:
- a CDS encoding DUF362 domain-containing protein encodes the protein MNSVSLLKHSSYEKNLKEKINESIVLVNGYEGISHGDTVLIKPNFVTARPAESCVNTHPLFIKALAELLYERGAKIQIGDSPAVMKGSDVAKKLGLLELLSPYNAKFIDFTGAVTPKFSNNSSQNFHFKQIKLASEIFEVDHLINAAKLKSHAQMGVTLCTKNLFGCVTGHRKTQWHYHTGRDLDIFAQLLIEIALASNAKLHLLDGIWAMAGNGPTNGYKIEPNVILASKNSLSLDRVVLEIVNKNPNVFPMFRAAEKMGLHDSINLSNIKILGSMPEESRLESFEMPKLKNLKFTNNALIQKLIASFVDQKMTVDHTSCIKCKKCIDQCPAKAMTLSDKVIINHNICIRCCCCQEICPVGALALKDSTIGKLFSK
- a CDS encoding DegV family protein, translated to MKLLTCSGVDSTKKFREEYDLKIVPLKITIDGNEYIDDENLDTDNLLKLMKESQNAPQTACPSPNDFIEKFTEGVTNLVITISSKLSGTYNSAIMAKEIYEAEHEDTSVEIIDSLSASAGGVPIVMKAQELYNAGLRDGELVKEINKFVGTMKTFFVIDSLENLAKAGRMSLVVEKIASLLDIKPVMQGDEGEIKLLKKARGHKRAMRTLIDEIGKTGIDFENRVLSISHSHSAEKAHKFKEAVEEKYKFKEIIVNDTLGLSTVYTGGGGIVISF